A genomic segment from Malus domestica chromosome 05, GDT2T_hap1 encodes:
- the LOC103435168 gene encoding F-box protein At5g46170-like, producing the protein MSSLRSDLTFSSRVYPEPYSSVDDDLFDLIPDSLLLLVFNKIGDVKALGRCCVVSRRFHSLVPQVENVVVRVDCVISDDDSSPSASSSSSSDKSRTPFSALFRLVLSGIVKPLQALGQFLGPNRRSPNGSHSALAVDDPDSSAADSNSLDQSGVTHHSPTQVLKNFNEIRFLRIELPNGELGIDDGVLLRWRADFGSTLDNCVILGASSVIHPGPTKASLFPDTWSDGLCTTNNAAVAEDNGSIPDSFYTNGGLKLRVVWTISSLIAASARHYLLQPIISEHKTLDSLVLTDADGQGVLHMNRDQLEELRVKPLSASLASKRTLVPALNMRLWYAPQLELPDGVVLKGATLVAIRPSEQSLTAKKEVSSDMSWVSTAFEEPYGTAAKMLVKRRTYCLEMNSF; encoded by the coding sequence ATGTCGTCTCTGCGCTCAGATCTGACCTTCTCCTCCAGAGTTTACCCGGAACCCTACTCCTCCGTCGACGATGACCTCTTCGATCTCATCCCGgactccctcctcctcctcgtctTCAACAAGATCGGCGACGTCAAGGCCCTCGGCCGCTGCTGCGTCGTTTCCCGCCGCTTCCACTCCCTCGTCCCCCAGGTTGAAAACGTTGTCGTCCGCGTCGACTGCGTCATCTCCGACGATGATTCCTCCCCCTCCGCCTCCTCGTCTTCCTCCTCCGACAAGTCCCGGACCCCCTTCTCTGCCCTCTTCCGCCTCGTCCTCAGCGGCATTGTCAAGCCTCTGCAGGCGCTCGGCCAGTTCCTGGGACCCAACCGGCGATCCCCGAATGGGTCCCACTCCGCTCTCGCCGTCGATGACCCAGATTCCTCCGCCGCCGACAGCAACAGCCTTGACCAATCCGGCGTCACCCACCACTCCCCCACCCAAGTCTTGAAGAACTTCAACGAGATTCGATTCCTCCGGATCGAGCTTCCCAACGGCGAGCTAGGCATCGACGACGGCGTTTTGCTCAGGTGGAGGGCGGATTTCGGCTCCACCTTAGACAACTGCGTCATCCTCGGCGCCTCCTCCGTCATACACCCGGGACCCACCAAAGCATCGCTGTTTCCGGACACTTGGTCTGATGGGTTGTGCACCACCAACAACGCAGCCGTGGCGGAAGATAACGGAAGCATACCCGACTCGTTTTACACCAACGGCGGCCTGAAGCTGAGGGTTGTCTGGACGATCAGCTCGTTGATCGCCGCCTCCGCCAGGCACTACCTGCTTCAGCCCATCATTTCGGAGCACAAAACGCTAGACAGCTTGGTTCTGACGGATGCCGACGGGCAGGGGGTGTTGCACATGAACAGGGACCAGCTCGAGGAGCTGCGGGTGAAGCCATTGTCGGCCTCCTTGGCCTCGAAGAGGACGCTCGTGCCGGCCCTGAACATGCGGCTCTGGTATGCTCCCCAGCTGGAATTGCCTGATGGGGTTGTGCTAAAGGGCGCCACTTTGGTTGCTATAAGGCCCAGCGAGCAATCTCTGACCGCCAAGAAGGAGGTTTCCTCTGATATGTCCTGGGTTTCGACCGCCTTCGAAGAGCCGTACGGGACGGCGGCCAAGATGCTGGTCAAGAGGCGCACTTACTGTCTTGAGATGAACTCCTTCTGA